A part of Herpetosiphon gulosus genomic DNA contains:
- a CDS encoding DNA-binding protein, translated as MNASEQSTEDFPSKLSQPALRALHNAGYRSLAQLTQVSARELGKLHGMGPKGIRQLHEALAAKGLAFADETKSTD; from the coding sequence ATGAATGCATCTGAACAATCAACCGAGGATTTTCCTTCCAAACTAAGCCAACCAGCACTGCGAGCCTTACACAATGCTGGTTATCGCAGTTTAGCGCAATTGACCCAAGTCAGCGCTCGGGAGCTAGGCAAATTACATGGCATGGGGCCGAAGGGCATTCGTCAGTTGCACGAAGCGTTGGCAGCTAAAGGTTTAGCCTTTGCCGATGAAACAAAATCAACGGATTGA